The DNA region ACTCCTGCAAAAGTGATCGACGACAAACTCGCATAGGTAATTCATCATCTATGTGCATACGTTATACATCAAAACCGGGGtctctcttcttttattccCACAAAAGTGATTGACGACAAGCATACAAAGAATATGAGTCAAAATAGTTACGTAtacgtttttattttattgtgagACTTTGTGAATTTTGTggaattaaaaatacaataaataatttattgagtgttttgatttttttttttattaagataagACATTTATGTactgaattaaattttaatcaaaatatattttctaaataaaaactatctaaatttagaatatttttattaaaaattgaacaaaaaatcaattaaaactctTTAAATCCTACATttaatttgacatattttatttaattttcacaataacatatcaattaaattatttttataaaattttaattttaaaatatagaaaatattacTAATCCCATAGGGGCTAAGAGTAGACAAAGTTGAATGTGTTTTATActtttctctttaattaaaaaaatatatataatattattataattcaaataatatattttatattacacaatttttttcaaaaaatcctatatataattatatatatatatataaccaaccTGCAGcttcattattaatattgaagCGCATATATCAGTTTCCACCCCGATTCTCTCTCACTACAAGCCTGAACATGCATCTGCTTTTTCTGTTCTTCGCTCCGAATTCACTGCGATTTATGGAGCAGTTTGCAGGTTCAATTTCCTTTTCCTGATTATCACTGAAGCTCAGATATCGCTCTAGgcctagagagagaagaagaagaaggagatcTCTAGCTCAATTTCGTGCTTTTTCTGCTTTCAATATCATCTTTCCGGTTATAGTTCCTGCTTCAACTTGCACCAGGCATTAATTCTCCACTTGTCTGAGTTTCTTTCTTCTTAAAGGTACACTATCAGATTAATTATTGATTCAGAACTTCAATTTTCACTTTCACTTTCCTGTTTCAATCATATTCACTCTGATACCGTAGTTTAGCTAGTATACATTATACATACTGTAGTGTAATTCGAAACAGAGAGAGATCGAGATCAAGATCCATGGCCTCGGGATCACGAACGCCTTCATGGAAGGAGAGGGAGAACAACAAGAAAAGAGAGAGGAGACGACGAGCACTAGCAGCGAAGATCTTCGCCGGACTCCGGATGTATGGAAACTACAAGCTACCGAAGCATTGCGATAATAATGAAGTGCTCAAGGCTCTATGTAACGAGGCCGGCTGGACCGTCGAGTCCGATGGCACAACCTACCGTCAGGTTCAAATTTCTCAATAGTTTTGTTCTCAATCGAAATGCTGAtagatattttgtatataaattgtttgaatgtGTGTGCATTAGTTTCAATTTTGAAATCTAGgtcatattttcaattttagggATGCAAACCGCCACCAGATCGAATGGATTTTATTGGTGGATCGATATCAGCAACAGCAAGCCCTTGCTCATCGTCTTATCATCCCAGTCCATGTGCTTCTTACAATCCAAGTCCAACATCATCTTCATTTCCCAGTCCATCTTCGTCTACTCATTCATATGCTGCTCATAATCCAAATGGAACCTCACTAATCCCCTGGCTCAAAAACCTCCCATCCGCTTCCTCCACTAAGTTTCCACATCCCTACATCCATGGTGGATCCATTAGTGCTCCTGTCACTCCTCCACTGAGCTCCCCAAGAATGAACACAAACTGGGATGGTGGTCATCGtcatcatgatcatgatcataaGTCGATGTTATTTCCCTCTTCCACTCCACCAAGCCCTGCTGCTGGCCGACAGAGTACTGTACCTGGTTTAGATTGGCCACCGAATTCACCCACGTTCAGCTTTGTTTCTTTCAATCCGTTTGGGTTTAAAGATAACAGGACGACGATAACCACAAATGGAAGTGGTGGGTCGAGCATGTGGACGCCTGGACAGAGTGGAACTTGCTCTCCGGTGATTCCTGTTGGGGTTGAAAACAATGGAGGCCATGTAAGGGATGCTGTTATGTCGGAGGAATTTGCATTCGGATGTACTACTGCTGACGGTCTAGTGAAGCCATGGGAAGGTGAGAGGATTCATGAGGAATTTGGATCAGATGATCTTGAGCTTACTCTTGGATGCTCCAAAACCAGGTTAGTTGATTGACTGAATCTGAATCTGAATCATCATCTATAATATGAGGGAATTCAAAatcaagttaattttataagcttATTTAATTGTTCTTCTATTTATGTATTGAGAATTTGAGAACCATCAATGAATTACCAATTTAGTGTTAGTTCCATTCACCTTGTTTTTTGGTAAAATGAAGTGATTTTagataacatttttataatgGAAGAACAGAGCATGCAATAATTTGCTAGACACCAAAATGGGGAGCAATCAATACTGCTAGCTTTAAATTGAATTCAATGGTAAAAAGAAAAGATGataatttttcacttttttgactaaaaaaaaaaaggtttattCTCCACCACCACACCACCATGACACCTTTAATAATAAGGGTGGGGGGCAATCATCATTCTTAGTCTTGACCTAACCCAACAAGAAGGGCCGGGCAAAtcaatttttgttaatttttaatagtaaatatatatgTCAAATGTAAAAG from Impatiens glandulifera chromosome 5, dImpGla2.1, whole genome shotgun sequence includes:
- the LOC124938649 gene encoding BES1/BZR1 homolog protein 4-like, with protein sequence MASGSRTPSWKERENNKKRERRRRALAAKIFAGLRMYGNYKLPKHCDNNEVLKALCNEAGWTVESDGTTYRQGCKPPPDRMDFIGGSISATASPCSSSYHPSPCASYNPSPTSSSFPSPSSSTHSYAAHNPNGTSLIPWLKNLPSASSTKFPHPYIHGGSISAPVTPPLSSPRMNTNWDGGHRHHDHDHKSMLFPSSTPPSPAAGRQSTVPGLDWPPNSPTFSFVSFNPFGFKDNRTTITTNGSGGSSMWTPGQSGTCSPVIPVGVENNGGHVRDAVMSEEFAFGCTTADGLVKPWEGERIHEEFGSDDLELTLGCSKTRLVD